From Camelina sativa cultivar DH55 chromosome 7, Cs, whole genome shotgun sequence, one genomic window encodes:
- the LOC104703906 gene encoding leucine-rich repeat extensin-like protein 5, with product MMSHGGGGGGGGDAERMLAQAEKLLLSGDLNGSKTYAIRACEADHSLVDHAELILAVADTLIAGESRIRGTSSELPDWYAVLRLVRLTHNPELVATQYSRLAVLLNPGRNRFPYSEKAFRLISDAWYVLSDPSRKALYDRELHLSQFGNLGQLGFQLFNQSPPPPQHQSQPPQHQNQTLSFQNQQLPFQLHQPPFAQPVQTQSQQQQRSQFDQQLLQEQQQASWRQQFGQEQSSDWKRPVEEEEERLINLNNATDRVLQSSRRFAEPDRPPSRSSSHRTPSTDLTWASSKPTPTSDSVHHSDSVPWQSNEPARQYQSSSRSSEASHLSLLPSVSDSPHASQPTRSIQSHPVSKPHPVSKPHPPFPMSQSPQTSSPFPVSHSSLKSKPLPVSQSLQKSSKPLPVSQSSQNSNQFPVSQSSSKSMPFPVSQPLPTSNPFPVSQPAPNSKPISMSQPLSTARPFQASQSPPVSKQFPISQPPPASKQFPIPQPPPTSKAFPVSLPPPASKPFPISQPPNTSKPMPVSQPPTTSKPLPVSQPSPAFQSTRPSQPPAASSSLSPLPPVFDSTQSFEPPPVSTTPSPVPAASTTIPSPPPPAPVSQPTRGSNQTQPTEHTPKSGAARPDSEPEVLSFWTTCPYCYVLYEYPVIYEESVLKCQTKSCRRAYQAVKVPSPPPVTEEDSYYCCWGFYPVGYSEVTKIPVSGLQSKIPVSELPKKPSPKVYYYDDEEDDDDSYIDSDLSDDDDDDDDWLMNGIKRKKNVKQSKAKASTRTKRRKAIEVD from the coding sequence ATGATGAGccatggtggtggtggcggcggaggaggagacgCTGAACGTATGTTAGCTCAAGCAGAGAAGCTACTCTTAAGCGGAGACTTAAACGGTTCAAAAACCTATGCGATCCGCGCATGCGAAGCCGATCACTCACTCGTAGACCACGCCGAACTAATCCTCGCCGTCGCCGATACTTTAATCGCCGGAGAATCAAGAATCAGAGGAACATCCTCCGAACTTCCCGACTGGTACGCCGTGCTCCGTCTCGTTCGTCTGACTCACAACCCGGAACTCGTCGCGACTCAGTACAGCAGACTCGCCGTGTTGCTTAACCCGGGTCGGAATCGGTTCCCGTACTCTGAGAAAGCTTTTAGGTTGATCTCTGATGCTTGGTATGTTCTCTCTGATCCTTCTAGAAAGGCATTGTATGATAGGGAACTCCATCTGAGTCAATTTGGGAACCTCGGTCAATTAGGGTTTCAGCTTTTCAATCAatcccctcctcctcctcaacaTCAATCGCAACCGCCTCAGCATCAGAACCAAACGTTGTCGTTTCAGAACCAGCAGTTACCATTTCAGCTTCACCAACCACCTTTTGCTCAGCCTGTACAGACTCAGTCACAGCAGCAGCAAAGGTCTCAATTTGATCAGCAGTTATTGCAGGAGCAACAACAAGCATCTTGGAGGCAACAGTTTGGTCAAGAGCAAAGTAGTGATTGGAAAAGACCagtagaggaggaggaagagaggttGATTAATTTGAACAATGCAACTGATAGGGTTCTTCAATCTAGTCGTCGTTTTGCTGAGCCGGACCGGCCGCCTAGTAGATCTTCTTCTCATAGGACTCCTTCGACTGATTTGACATGGGCTTCATCTAAGCCTACTCCAACATCTGACTCTGTACACCATTCTGATTCTGTCCCGTGGCAATCCAATGAGCCGGCTAGGCAGTATCAGTCATCTAGTAGGTCTAGTGAAGCTTCTCATCTCTCGCTGCTTCCTTCTGTTTCAGACTCACCTCATGCATCTCAGCCAACTCGCTCGATTCAGTCGCATCCAGTCTCTAAACCGCATCCAGTTTCTAAACCACATCCGCCATTCCCTATGTCTCAGTCACCACAGACCTCTAGTCCGTTCCCTGTCTCTCACTCATCACTAAAGTCTAAGCCTTTGCCGGTTTCTCAGTCATTACAAAAGTCGTCTAAGCCATTGCCGGTCTCTCAGTCGTCACAAAACTCTAACCAATTCCCGGTGTCTCAATCATCATCAAAGTCTATGCCATTCCCTGTGTCTCAGCCACTACCTACCTCTAACCCATTTCCGGTGTCCCAGCCAGCACCAAACTCTAAACCAATCTCCATGTCTCAACCATTATCGACTGCTAGACCTTTCCAAGCATCTCAGTCACCACCGGTCTCTAAGCAATTTCCTATATCTCAGCCACCACCGGCCTCTAAGCAATTTCCTATACCTCAGCCACCTCCGACCTCCAAGGCATTCCCGGTATCTCTGCCACCACCAGCCTCTAAGCCATTCCCAATATCACAGCCACCCAATACCTCTAAGCCAATGCCAGTATCTCAGCCACCCACAACCTCTAAGCCGTTGCCAGTGTCTCAGCCATCACCGGCATTTCAGTCAACCCGTCCCTCTCAGCCACCTGCAGCCTCTAGTTCTCTCTCTCCACTGCCTCCTGTCTTCGATTCAACTCAATCATTCGAGCCACCTCCAGTCTCTACTACTCCCTCTCCGGTTCCAGCAGCCTCTACTACTATTCCATCTCCACCACCGCCTGCGCCAGTCTCTCAGCCAACTCGGGGTTCTAACCAAACCCAACCTACAGAACATACTCCAAAGAGCGGGGCTGCAAGACCAGATTCCGAGCCGGAGGTTCTGAGTTTCTGGACAACTTGTCCATACTGTTACGTGCTTTATGAGTATCCCGTCATTTACGAGGAAAGCGTGCTTAAATGCCAAACTAAGAGCTGCAGGAGAGCTTACCAAGCGGTGAAGGTACCTTCACCACCGCCAGTAACCGAAGAAGATAGCTACTATTGCTGTTGGGGTTTCTATCCAGTAGGATACTCAGAAGTTACTAAAATCCCAGTCAGTGGCTTACAGTCTAAAATTCCAGTCAGTGAGTTACCCAAAAAACCATCTCCAAAGGTATATTATTatgacgatgaagaagatgatgatgattcatatATAGATTCGGATCTTagtgacgacgatgatgatgatgatgattggcTGATGAATGgaataaaaaggaagaaaaatgtgAAGCAAAGTAAAGCTAAAGCTTCAACCAGAACAAAACGTCGAAAAGCTATTGAGGTTGATtga
- the LOC104703905 gene encoding transcription factor bHLH125 has product MDFVPSMFMLDSTYEDGLLFSDSFLLSSFVSNQNHDVCDQIANKIGGSKKKRSLCDTYGVSEADKNDDDDRESKKMKHRDIERQRRQEVSSLFKSLRSLLPFQYIQGKRSTSDHIFQAVKYIKDLQNKNKELNEKRNRIKKSIPGTNTTVPSTEECTSSLSSSTTSTFSLGCSCVGDKHFTVMVTPCLVGVEIIISCCLGRNKSCLSSVLQILAQEQRLGIVSCLSTRLQQRFMHTIVSQVEDSKQINTLKLRDKIVNMM; this is encoded by the exons ATGGATTTCGTTCCTTCAATGTTTATGCTTGATTCAACCTACGAAGATGGATTACTATTTTCTGATTCTTTCCTTCTTTCATCGTTTGTATCAAACCAAAACCATGATGTTTGCGATCAGATCGCTAACAAAATTGGTGGAAGCAAGAAGAAACGAAGTTTGTGTGATACATATGGCGTGAGTGAAGCCGacaaaaatgatgatgatgatcgagaAAGCAAGAAGATGAAGCATAGAGACATTGAAAGGCAAAGAAGACAAGAAGTTTCATCTCTTTTCAAAAGTCTAAGATCTCTTTTGCCATTTCAGTATATCCAG GGTAAACGCTCGACATCAGATCATATCTTTCAGGCAGTGAAGTACATCAAAGActtacaaaacaagaacaaagaactCAACGAAAAGAGAAACCGGATTAAGAAATCCATACCGGGCACAAATACTACTGTTCCATCTACAGAGGAATGCACCAGTAGTTTATCATcgtcaacaacatcaacatTTTCATTAGGCTGCTCATGTGTAGGAGACAAACACTTTACAGTTATGGTCACACCTTGTTTGGTTGGTGTTGAGATCATCATAAGTTGTTGCCTCGGACGAAACAAGTCTTGTCTCTCGAGTGTTCTTCAAATATTGGCTCAAGAACAAAGGCTCGGTATAGTTAGTTGCCTTTCAACTAGACTGCAACAGAGATTCATGCACACCATTGTTTCTCAG GTGGAGGATAGCAAACAGATCAATACTTTGAAGCTCAGAGATAAAATAGTGAATATGATGTAG